GTGAGTGAGTTACGGCCACAGGCATGGTCCACATTTTCACACGGGGCGGATCCACGGAGCAGATAATGGGTCTAATTTAACTCTGAGGCCGGTGGCCAGTTGCCAAGAGGCCAGGGATCAGACTCCTCACAGTGTTCCACAAACCAGTGGCACAGAGCCACTAGTCGGTAACTTAACTCAATTAAGCCTCACCAAACTGCCCTCTATGGGAAGAAATGACTCTGACCCACATTACCCTGGAGGGATTACACTCAACCAGGGTCCTAGACCTAGTCTACCAGATAAAGCTCAATGGTTGATCCCTTTATCTGGAGACATCAGGGTACATAGAGCCCGGCGTGGTGAAGTAGATCCTGCGGGGTGTTGGCTGTGTGCTGCAACACAGGGAGAGCTCATGGATGGTTCTTGTATCTAATTAGGCATTGGGATAGTTTAACAGCTTTGTGTTGCTGGGTCAGAGAGGGTTATCCCATGAGGTGCTAGTTGTGTCATACGGAACCTTTTCTAAGCAGTAGAAATTGGAGCATGGTCACAATGCCTCAATAAtcattgttgtttgtgttgtagtCTTGGCCTTTACTAAACAGACCTTTGGCCATGTCATCGGGGAACCATTCAGTTCTGGGGAAGACCTGGCCATTCTTAGAAGGAATTCCATCTGCAGCCCCCTCCAAATAGCGCAGGTGCTTGTTGAACGTCAGCCGACCCCCCCTCCCTGGCAAGAGGCCACTCAATTCACTTAGATGGCAGGCTACCATTTAACCTGTTTCCAAGAAGCCAGTGGCACCACCATTAATAAAAGAAGGGACCCGCTTTGGTTTAAACAACCAGAACAGATTTGGTTCATGAGTAACAATAGAAGGTAAGTGTGATAATCTGCTGCCCTGCATGCCCAACATTATGGGCATACGTCCGAGGTACAGGGACATGGCATCCTGCCACCTCCACTCTGAAACTCCACAAGGCCACAGATCATGTGTGTGTGGCGCCAGGCCTTCTTAAAAGACAAACACGGTCGCAAACACTAGTCAGACATGCTAGAGCCAACCCTGTTGCCATACGGTCTATATTCTTTCTGTTTTAAAACACACACCGGAAGAACATTGCTTTACAAACCAGCCTTTGCCAACGCCATGTCATGTAACTAATGCTTTCTCTCTGCGATATGGGCACCATCTGGTTGACAAATAGTACATGCACATTCCTACGCCACACGACACAATCACTGATGCCCAGAACATGTGTTTAGCCGTGCAATCACTGATGCCAACCATCATAGTCCATAGCCACAAAAAAAACCTACCTTCTACACATCGTTCCGTCAACACATAGAAATCGTtctatacaataccatacaatgaAAAGGGTTCAtgtggttaagggttaagggtaggAAGTGGATAACCCATACTTACTATCCTCAGAGGTACAGACCTAATGCCACTCTGACAGCCAGCTGATGGCCAATATGCCACAGTGGCCTACAGTCTGTCTGAAGCCTAGCATCTCCTTCAACAACATCTCCCTCTCTACAATCACACATTGGTCCTGTGGGACAGATCCTCTTTCCCAGGAGCCATTAAGTCATACCGTGAACAAGGCTGGCCGATACATGAGAACCATCGCTGAGAGCTGGGCGGCTGGGTACTGTCTAGTTTTGGAAGTTTCACATTTCTCAAGAAAGGTCCTGTCGTGACTACCTCTCCGTGACTATTGTATGTCAGGATGGGGTATTGCGGGGACACTGTGGAGGAGTGGACCCATTCAATCATCGCATTGAGCAGTGGCTATTAATTGGTTAAGATATATCctagtagccctttcctgcagtcaaatgacctagtggcctcgtggttggaatgttattcatcTTTTTGatcatttcataattaataaacatgaCTATTTTTTTAGACTGCAGAAAATCTGGTGTTTccatgtcaaacggttttgttatatttcagtcttctgtgatgtctataaagtgtaatattgggatgcaaactcaaaatatctatattttcttgcccataaccatgtgtgtgagttgTATTATTTTCTTTCAAGTAGattgtgaccctgatttagcccactgcagtaaaaggttaatatAATTTTATTTGGTATCCTTGCAGAACACAAGCTAAATGGCCCGGCTGTTAAGGTAACATAATTTGTTGATTTGAGTGTTAAGCTGATAATTGGGAAAGCTGGGAAAGATGGACAGTGTTCATTTCTATGTATCTGATAACACCACAGAACGCTTTGCTGAGAACACTGAACTAACAGAGGGTGACCAGTAGCGTTCCAAATGAGTCACATAATGAGGCCCAGAGCACTTGATTTGTCCCATTTGATCCCAGCGCAACAGCCCCGGTACTGTCTGTCCCCCCATAAGCCATCTATTAATCAAGGAGACACACGCAGCTGTTTGACACCCCCGTTTCTCCCTCTCAGGGCCCCCCAACCCAATAGAGCAGATAAAAGGATTCTTCATGGTATTAacgcatgcccccccccccccgtcccccccACCGTCCCCCCCACCGTCCCTGACAGAACAGGTGTTCACTGGTGTGACGTCACCCCCACAGACCTCCAGACTGACTGACAACCCGGTTATGTCGGCAGCAGGGACGAGCGCAAATGGTCAGGACCTCTTTACCAGTTGCTTTATTTCATAACCTATCAGTATGTCTTTTCTGAGATCTTAAGATTTCAACTTTCAATGAATGTTAATCCAGTCTCAATGAGCATTCAGCCACTTTCCAAGGTTTCCAATGCGCAGTCGGCACAATATTTTGGAAAGGCATTTTTTTGCAGCGCTATAAACTAGTACTCTACTGCCCTCCACTGGTTTGAAACTCCAATGGAATAAAACACGATTTACGTTTGGAACTGGCACATTTAATTCAACACAGCGAATAGTGCGCTTTACTGTGACAGATACATAATATGGTCTGCCCTTTGCAGAAACTGTTATTTTATCAACGTCGCATAAACACTGAATTACAAACTCTCAAGCAAAAGTATGACGTCATGATGTGTATTACAGCATGATGGGGCTCAGGACACAAAATGTCTACCtccatgacatacttttctgaTTTCACATACCCATCTAtcatagacaatattctgaacagCTGAAAGTCTTTACTGATAAATAGCATGCTTAACGACAGAAATGTAATTGACCACAAACCTGTTGTGGAGAGTAGGTCAAAACAAAGGCTTTGGGTAACAGTTCCTTATACTTCTCCCAATTGCCAATGATTTGCTACCACTCAAATATTATTTTCAGATCATCAGGCTATCCGCAATCTTGCTCCTTGAGTTCAcccttacaaaaaaaaaacatttaaaaaaatcacatGTTCTTCAGACATGTGAACGAACACCCCTGTGAATAAATAacgtgattttttttaaataaaaaattcaCCACTTCCAACTATGCCTGGTCCTCATCCTCCCATCCAGGATCAACCCTGCTTATCTACAGAGGCAAACCAGAAGTGGGGTGCAGGGTACTGGAACAAACAAACTTGCAACTGGATAAAAGGCAGCGAAAGCAAAGGCCAATGTAACACAATCAAAGACAGGAAAGAGGGAGTAGTTTTATTTAATTGAGTATCATAAAATGGGATCCATTCATAATTAATTTGGTCTTGCAATAGTTCGTTTTGCTATCAATTCTTTTGGATTTATGTTTTGCATTCAATATAATTATTTTGGTTTGCAATACTAAGAATGTTGATCTCGACTTTAGAAGATTTGCTTGATATTAATGGCATAAAAGTAACTCAAGCACTAGATTCCACCATTCTAATAACCTTATGACTCTATTAAATGTATTTCAAGCTGCCGTCCTTAATTGAAACATTAACCAAAGGGTATCCCTGCCACagtttcggtaaaaagctgagggatgggactaGAGAAGTGCAACCACTCTTAAATCCATAGACTACACTACGGATGCAGAGACTGACTGTCCATGATATtcaaattatagttttaaccatgtttttagGCTAAGCAATGTACGTTTATATTTACAAAATTGCTAATTTGTCATGTGTATTTTTGCAAGGGAAGGCCTAGACTATAGCTCAGTGGGATAATACAGTCTTATGTCATAGTCCAAATGTCCATGGGCTGATTCGGGCATAAGGGCATAGTGTCAATGTCCATGGGGTGATTTTGGGAATCATGATCAAGCTGAATGACAGTCACAGATGTGTCGTGTGGGCCATTAATGACGTTGCTTGATTGATTGAGCTTTCAGTAAACATTGCAGTGTAGTACATAGATAGGCAACTTTAAGCTTCCTCTTGACCCACTGGAACAGCTTGTCCCACTACTATGTCTGGGTCCAAAGGTCGCCCCAGCCAGATAATTTTTGGGAGCAGTTTCTATTCATGAAACTCGGAAATATTATGTTAAAAATAAAATTATATTGTCCCACGAGACCAAGTTGAACATCTGTTTCCAGTAGACACGCCAATAATAAGGCCTATTTATTACTTTACAAGTGTAAGAAAGTTCATAACAGCATGACTACATTTACATATCATTTATAAGCTTAGACCAAAAAATAAGAGGGCAGTCAGATTGTAAATGTCTGTTTAGGCCTACGTGGGGAACCCTCGATCCACCTCCTTTCCTCTACAGAGCCTGAAGTATCAACTACTCTTTTCCTTGAACTTTGCACATTAGATTTTCTTGTCACCGGGGTCAGACCAGCCAGCAACATGCAAACTTTCAAACTCCCTCATAGATTGCAGGAGTGCAGCACTGACAAGCTTGGAGTACGAGCAAGCGGACGAGGCGCCAGTCGACGGGCGAACAAGGCAACAGAACATCCAGCATGGTGGGAAGGAGACGTGGCTCCAGAGCCAACAACGGACCACACCGGCCCCAACTGCAATGCAGTGGGGGACCCCGCAAGGTGAGTTAGACTACCTATAGGAAGCTAATCAAACggttaataaatacaaaaatgtagCATATAATGTCTAATCTCTGCCAGGTCTAAGGTGATTTATTGTCAGAGACTACTGATCCACATTTTGAGCCTATTTTTCAGTACTTCATTCTCAATGACAAACCCTATATGACGCCAGCATTGCTGACTCAGCAAATGTTGCATTTTCTATAATTCTACATTTGATCTATCATTACTAGTAAACAGACCATAGCCTAGTGACGCCAACAACAGTCAATTATTATGTTGCTCTGGAAATAAGTATTGTGTAATATGATCTTATTGTACGCTTTAGTGAAACTGTGTACAGTATGGGAGGGCATGCGTCGAAGGTAGGCTATCCCTGACTCTGTTCCCCAGTGTATTGTATAACATAGGCAGCTACAAACGATTCCTCAATAAATGTCATGGTACTGTCACTGTTGTAAATGTCGTAATGTTAAAGCATTGTGGTATAGCTCTCCGCATGGTATATTGATCTCTACCTTCAATTAAAACTTTTTCTTCCGCAGGGATTGAAGTCAATTCTTAAATCATGGGCAGATGTCAAACAGTTCAGAGTTCAAAGTGTACTGACAACTCTACAGATAATTGCTAGCAACCATATACACACCCACTAGCCCTCACATGCAGATATAAACACTAATGAAGCCAGAAATCCCTCTCATATCCAAACACTTATCACAGCCCCGATTATTGCGTTCACTGTAAACATAAAATACTTTACTTATAGAGTATTTATTATCCCCAAATCATCTATGTACCGATATCCCCTCCCATGAGGTAGGTTAACTCTTTCTGTGTCATCTCAGACTCTGAGGGAGCCAGCATTATTTGCCAAGAAAACAGGATATGAGTCAGAAGTTCCTCATGAAAAGATGACCATCGCCCAGGCCAAGAGAGGCACTCCAGGTCAGTCTTCATTACAGGTCAGACCAATCACAGACCAGTCAGACTGATCATAGGTTTCACCACCAGTTTTATCAATCCTCACTGGGGCTATTGAAGGATGGGCATCGGAAGAGAAAAGATAAGGgccagtcgagagagagagagagagggatgtgaacGTGAGAGGTGAGACAAGGAGAACGCAGAGAGACGTAGATAAAGTCATTGTTTTTGCTTTTCTTGTAGCAATCCGGCCAGTGCGAGTCTATGCCGATGGGATCTTTGACCTCTTCCACTCTGGACACGCGCGTGCTCTGATGCAAGCGAAGAACTTGTTCCCCAACACACATCTCATAGTGGGAGGTAAATAATATCTTCTGAATCTCAATTGCCTTTCAAAGACTGCACAAACAAGCGTGTACATAAACCGCACACAGAGAGCATGTCATTGTGTGTCTGTCCTTGCAGTCTGCAGTGATGAACTCACACACAAGTATAAGGGCTACACGGTGATGACAGAGTCGGAGCGCTACGAAGCCCTGATACACTGTCGCTATGTGGATGAGGTGGTACGGGACGCTCCCTGGACCCTCAGCCCTGACTTCCTGAAGAAACATAAGGTCAGCACTTCTGGGTCATATACAGTACACCACTCAATATTACAAACCATCTGCATTGCTTGTGGTTCTGGTTTTTAGGCTGGGGTGTCTgtgtaagcactttgtgacatctgctgatgtaaaagggcttcataaatatatttgatttgaacCGTCCTAAAATCTGATACAGATGTACGTAGCCCATGTCCCTTTGATCCACATGAAATCATTTTAGTGCTTTTCTGCGATTTCACCAGATTGACTTCGTGGCCCATGACGATATCCCATACACCTCTGCAGGATCAGAGGATGTCTACAAACACATCAAGGAAGCAGGTAAACAAATCTGCTCTGAAACAGACATGAACTTGTAGCCATTTGagattgtgtctctgtgtgtttgctGAGCTCCCTACCGCCTATTCTCTAACCTGTGCCATCTTGGCTgagctgtgttctctctgttgGGTCTCAGGGATGTTTGTGGCCACACAGAGGACAGACGGCATCTCTACATCTGACCTCATCACCAGGATAGTGAGAGACTATGACCTTTATGTACGACGCAACCTGCAGAGAGGCTACACAGCCAGAGACCTCAACGTCAGCTTCATCAGGGTATGAATGACCTAAGCACCTAATTAACTTTGAACAATTAATTAAGTTGGAATGACCATTTGTTACAATAATTTGTATTTGAGGAAGTGAAATGGTTGTTACAGTGTCGGTGGTTGTGGTTGATAAACAGAAGATGTCTTATAGCCGACCACTTGACTTgtcataggctgttctctctgctatcgcacggcaaacggtaccggaacgccaagtctgggaccaaaaggttcctgaacagcttctacccccaagccataagactgctgaacagttcatcaaatggccaccctgactatttacattgactttattatttgcactgactctcttgcactgGCTCTTGGCACACTCactactctacccacacacttacATATACTGTaatacactgacactccaacacacacacacacacacacacacacatgtatattgaagctacgcacacacacactcacacatagacacactttcTCACTTcaaatacactgctgctactgtgtttatcatctatcctgattgcctagtcacttttacccctacctacataaacatactgtattacctcaactacctcgtacccctgcacattgactggtACTCTTTGTATAttgttgttattgtgttactatttccttctTTTCTTTAGCAAATACTTGTCTTACTTTCTATCTCTGCCGTTGTTGGGAATGGGCTCATGCGTAAGCATTTCAAGTAACGTCTACACATGTGATTTATTCTGCAGGAGAAGAAAATCCGTCTGCAGAACCAGGTGGATCGTATGAAGGAGACGGTGAAGACAGTGGAGGAGAAGTCCAAGCACTTTGTGTTcaaggtggaggagaagagccaTGACCTCATCCAGAAGTGGGAGGAGAAGTCACGGGAGTTCATTGGGAATTTCCTGGAGTTGTTTGGTCCAGATGGAGCGTGGGTGAGTTTACCTTTAGCCCACAATAGATACTATAGTAGGAAGTGTTAACGGTCAATAGGGGGAAGATAGTTAGTATTGATCTCATTCCTCTACGTAAGTGACCACTCATTATGAACAAGTAGCTTAGTAAAGCAACACTTAGTTGGTCAAACAATTAAAAAAAAGATTAattcactctcactccctctctttgtctcaccctctctctgtccctctctctgtccctctctctgtccctccctctctctcactctctctcttgctctctctctccctctgtcctgctccttctctttgtttctctctctccctctctgagcagcATGTGATCCAGGAGCAGAGTGGGCGCATGCTCCAGGCCCTGTCACCCTACGCGTCACCCGTTGCCTCGCCCCGTGGCTCCCCCAGCAGCAGCCCCACCAGAGGGCGCTCCCCAtcgcccccctcctctcccacatcCCCTTCCTCCCGATCCCCTCGTTCTCCCCGTTCCCCTCGTTCTCCCCGTTCCCCTCattcctctcccacctccccttcCTCTCGCAAGGGTGCCTCTGCCTATCCCTTAACCTTCCTCGGGGATGACGAGTAGAGATGGCACTGTCATtcccaaacaaacacagacacaaacactcaGTGTACATGGTTACTTTGTGCACTTCGTGTATGTAAGATGTCGCCCACAGTTTACCATATTTGTGTTATTTGATTGTGTATGTTAAGGTAACTGAATGCACTGTGGTATCTCAATCAGTTGACTCACTCCATTCTCACTTCTGATTCCTGTACCACACAGAAACATAAAAATAATACCACTTTTTCACTGTCTCCATTTTGCATCAACAAGGCTTTATTTTTCTTTAGAAATACTTAGTGAAACGCTCAAATTTGCATTCAGTTGTCTATGATATGCAGTAAAAACAAAACGTTTTGGACATTTTCTTTATAATATTAAATACAAAACAATCATTTCTGAGAGTATTTTTTGTCATGCAATAAGTAATCTAAAGTAAGATATGTCTCAAATGATTTAGATATTGTTCCAAGCATTTCATAAGCATCCGAAGTTATTATAATCTCTTAATAACTTACAGTACCAAATTGCATCATCATGCATTCAAATAACATCCCGAGTAACATTTCAtgtcacaaacacatacatactaACCTAATCCTTTTTTCTAAGCAGGGAAAATGCCCACTGGGTTAATCTATTGAAAACCATTGCACACTGCCATAAAATGATAAACTAATATTCTTGTTTCACACAGTATACTGTTATGCTAGGCCATTATTTGCATTAAGggaaaaagtacattatttcccGTGGTGTCACTCCCACATGACACTTATTCAACCTAATAACAGAGTCACGCTATCTGACGGAGGAGGTCACCAATCGCAATCTGCTACCATGGAAACTGTGGTCAATAATAACATACCAGCAAACAAGGAAATAAAGATGATCTGGATTAAAACTGTGTTTTGCCTTTACCTGCCTGATGGAAATAAATATGTTACCTGTCGAGACAATATTTCAGTCAGTGCTGTGCTTTAGTTCTGTGCTTCACTGTAGGAGTGGAAGGTAACTTAACGTGTCTGTCATGTGACTAGACATGACCTATGGCATGCAGCATTGCCCGAGGGCCAGACTCAAGAGTTATTTGATCTTGTACTTGGCTGCATCACGTGGGTCACTGCTAGGGTTGCTCCAGTCATCTGCCTCAGGGCCAGTCTGGTAATGTCTCCACGCTGACTTGTTGAAGACGGGGAGACGTTCAAAGGACTCGCTGGACAGAGCCTGGAGGTCAGTGAGAAACAAATATGAAACCACAGCCAGATGATAACGACAATATGCTACTTAACTAAACGCAAGTCCTTAACGCACCTTCAGATAGATGACAGCGTCTGTACCCACCCCCTCCATGGAGTAGAGGTTCAGGTCTCCTTGGAAGTAACGTGCATAAAGTCGAGAAATGGGGAGACCATACCCAAAGCCAGCCTAAGGATGGAGAAGAAAGAGTGGTTCATACTCCAAACTGCGGGTCAATAGACTGGCCGCGCCATGAAAAGTTGCATGCGCAGTTCCTCGTCAGAAACCAGCTCTTTTCTACTAGCAGTGGATACGATAACACGCAACTTCAAATGCAGCCTGTGCTTGTTGACAAACACGTTATCAGATGGTTATCGTCTATAACGTCGCTATGTCACCAGAGGATTGATTGCCGAGCCAGCGAAGCAAGGTCAAATATCACAAATAGAGCCTGATAAAACCAGAAGAATAATATGCTTGTTGAATATAGATAGCTATAGCCATCCGTCTGGTCTGTTTTCATGGTCATCCCTCACTCCCTGTTAAGTTTGTCAAGGTCCCGGCACCAGTGTTCGCTATCTTGCTACAGCACTTTTTGGTGCCGGGGCGCACGTGCATCACTCGAACATGATGTTTGTAAACCAAAAAATGTCTCTATACACCTATTTGGGATGTGTTACCAGTGGTGCAGCCTGAGTTCCATTTCCTGGTTCAAAGCTCGGGGTGGGGGCAGTGGAGTACATGTAGCTAAAGAGCTTGTCAATCTTCCTGAGGGGCACGCCCCCTCCTCTGTCACTGAtctgaggggagaggacaggtgtgtgtgagaaCCATGATGAGGTAATCTAAAAACACCAGACCGGTGTCTGTGCCAGTAACAGACCTTGATAGAGAGGTCTTCCTTTCCAAGCGTCACCATGGCCTTCACTTGGGGGAGTCCAGCACTACTGTTCTCATGGAGCTCCACTGTGGCCCGCATCGAATTCTGCATAGTCATTCAATAAACATTAATGAATACACATAACTCAGTTGGAACATATAAATACAACAGGATACAACCAACGATGTTAcacacctacagtgcattcgggaagtattcagaccacttgactttttcaacattttgttacgttacagccttactctaaaacaattattattattttagaataagactgtaacgtaacaaaaagtcaaggggtctaaatactttccgaatgcaccgtacacTACAAATTAGGACCGGTTAATTGATAGCCGAGAGAAGCTTTCGTTCAGTGCAACATAAATGCCAGTCACCTTGAAGAGCTCAAACAGCATATGGAACAGGTGAGATGGAACATAAACCACCTGGATAGCCTTCGAAGGGGCCTTGGCTGAGGAAAGAGACATGTAAATGTTAATGTGAAATAAAGGCAATCAATATGTATCAATCGTTCTCTGTTCACATATTGCAGTAGTCATGTTACACGTAATATCACACGAAAATAGATTTCCATTGTATGTGCTGCGTCTCCTCTGTTTACATTTGCAGGTTCGGACAGGAGCCAACGGGAAACTCTGAGATGAGGCCAACTTTCCATTCCAGATTACTTTTTCCATTGCAGCTAATAAACCTGCCATATCCTAACCAAGAGCTTAGCGCATATTCAGACGTTTACAATCTAAGCACCAGTGCCTTCTATGCTACCAATATTGCATTATAGACATGCTACCAGCCTTCATGTAAGCGAATGGCTCCGTACAACAGCTTATAAATGCATACACAGGTGGCTCAGTGTGTTTAATTACATTTCAACTTACAATTGTACTCTTCTATGTTCAGCTCAGGGGCGACCAAGTAGTACTGCTCACAGAGCATCTTAGCGGTCTCATAAGCATCTGTAAAAGACAGTAGCATAGAGGCACAGAGGATTAATGTTAGGTGGCACTGTGTTCAACTTTGACCTAATCTCCGCCTCACTTTCAGAGAAAAAAAGTAGTAgagctaggttttacacagtcagacGTAACAAAAAACAAACCAAAAAAGATATATAGAAATGTACAAATTCTACATTTGTGATATCGGTATTTAAATACaatcaaaaataataataattcaatacagaaatatgagatctgtatgtaaaacatttaccATTTGCCATTTTTGTCAGTTAGCGGATGCCCTTATCCAGAGTGTCTTGCAGTTAGAacattcatcttcagatgaaTAATATTGTACACACACGAAGGTGTCCTACATTTCAATAGTAATCATCCGCGACATCTCAAAATCATTATCCCGACTGGTGTGCACTGGGCTATTCTACAAACAGAGCCTGGTGGAAAGTCCCACTCTCTTCTCGTACAGACATGCACAATCAGGGACATGCTGGTCCATCCATTCTATCCCGAAGCCTGACCATACAAACTGGTTATCGCTACAAGGGAACTAGAAGTGTGGACGATGTGCTCAATGTAACAACACGGCAAACAGTAAATACTTCACGCACCCTCTTAAAGACCATGCATCCTCTTGGTCTAAACAATTATTTCTCATTCAGACTATTCTTGTGTATATGGCTGCGCTGTCATTTGTACGCTCATGTAGGCTATATTGTCATACATTCAATCACAATCTTTCTGTCTAAAAATAGATGTTTATTTTTCATACCCCAAAAGAATCTATTTTTGTAGGCTTTATTGTGTACTAGGAAGTAATTAATTGCGCTAAAATATCTCTAATTTCCTACGTCATCATGATACCTAAATGCAATTTTTCGAGTTTATTCTGCTGATCTGTGTATTTGTATGCAGAGTATATTGTAACAATTGTTTGTTGACTAATAATTTGAGTACCGCTATGCACCGCCATCGCACAGTTGTAGAATATTGTAATGATCACCTAGGCACCTAGGCAAAACGATGTCTTTGGCACATCTCTTGATGCTCTGATGAAAGCATAACTGCCAAAATGCGTTAGCCTACCAGGactaaaataaaatgaaatatttttGGGGAGTTCCACAATTTCCCAATGTTCTTGAACCTGAGATTTAATTTGAAGCCATTGCCACATAATGCAGAGCACCCAGCTAATAAATTGAGATAGCGCACCCATTACCCACTCCACATGAAGGTACCCAAaagcaatcatttctgatgaaaaaacacaaGTGTAAAAAATGTGTGGATATATTGTTTTGGAAAGAATCtcttcacatactttttccacattttgttacgttacagccttattctaaaatggattcaattgttgttgcttttctcatcaatctacacacaataccccaaaatgacaaagcaaaataagGTTtttagagtcttcttgggtatgaaactacaagcttggcaaacctgtatttggggagtttttccccatTCTCCACTAcagatccactcaagctctgtcagattggattgGGAGCGtcac
Above is a genomic segment from Oncorhynchus masou masou isolate Uvic2021 chromosome 12, UVic_Omas_1.1, whole genome shotgun sequence containing:
- the LOC135550347 gene encoding pyruvate dehydrogenase (acetyl-transferring) kinase isozyme 3, mitochondrial-like; this translates as MRLFNFLLKDVTSKIEYYSRFSPSPMSIKQFLDFGRENACEKTSYVFLRKELAVRGANTMKEINLLPSDLRIQPSVKLVHSWYIQSFEELLDYEHRGPEDSRTLNDFLDTLVKIRNRHNEVVPTMAQGVIEYKQKFGFDPFISSNVQYFLDRFYTNRISFRMLINQHTLLFGDDRTTSHPKHIGSIDPTCNVPEVVKDAYETAKMLCEQYYLVAPELNIEEYNSKAPSKAIQVVYVPSHLFHMLFELFKNSMRATVELHENSSAGLPQVKAMVTLGKEDLSIKISDRGGGVPLRKIDKLFSYMYSTAPTPSFEPGNGTQAAPLAGFGYGLPISRLYARYFQGDLNLYSMEGVGTDAVIYLKALSSESFERLPVFNKSAWRHYQTGPEADDWSNPSSDPRDAAKYKIK
- the LOC135550348 gene encoding choline-phosphate cytidylyltransferase B-like, coding for MVGRRRGSRANNGPHRPQLQCSGGPRKTLREPALFAKKTGYESEVPHEKMTIAQAKRGTPAIRPVRVYADGIFDLFHSGHARALMQAKNLFPNTHLIVGVCSDELTHKYKGYTVMTESERYEALIHCRYVDEVVRDAPWTLSPDFLKKHKIDFVAHDDIPYTSAGSEDVYKHIKEAGMFVATQRTDGISTSDLITRIVRDYDLYVRRNLQRGYTARDLNVSFIREKKIRLQNQVDRMKETVKTVEEKSKHFVFKVEEKSHDLIQKWEEKSREFIGNFLELFGPDGAWHVIQEQSGRMLQALSPYASPVASPRGSPSSSPTRGRSPSPPSSPTSPSSRSPRSPRSPRSPRSPHSSPTSPSSRKGASAYPLTFLGDDE